A portion of the Homo sapiens chromosome 16, GRCh38.p14 Primary Assembly genome contains these proteins:
- the NOL3 gene encoding nucleolar protein 3 isoform X2 — protein sequence MPVLGKAGEERRATADAWGQKEEPEEETGQSVWRGRRTPSSPCWPPGPVLAEPSGGWDRAPTMGNAQERPSETIDRERKRLVETLQADSGLLLDALLARGVLTGPEYEALDALPDAERRVRRLLLLVQGKGEAACQELLRCAQRTAGAPDPAWDWQHVGPGYRDRSYDPPCPGHWTPEAPGSGTTCPGLPRASDPDEAGGPEGSEAVQSGTPEEPEPELEAEASKEAEPEPEPEPELEPEAEAEPEPELEPEPDPEPEPDFEERDESEDS from the exons ATGCCAGTCCTGGGAaaggcaggggaggagaggagagccaCGGCTGACGCTTGGGGACAGAAGGAGGAGCCTGAGGAGGAGACAGGACAGAGCGTCTGGAGAGGCAGGAGGACACCGAGTTCCCCGTGTTGGCCTCCAGGTCCTGTGCTTGCGGAGCCGTCCGGCGGCTGGGATCGAG CCCCGACAATGGGCAACGCGCAGGAGCGGCCGTCAGAGACTATCGACCGCGAGCGGAAACGCCTGGTCGAGACGCTGCAGGCGGACTCGGGACTGCTGTTGGACGCGCTGCTGGCGCGGGGCGTGCTCACCGGGCCAGAGTACGAGGCATTGGATGCACTGCCTGATGCCGAGCGCAGGGTGCGCCGCCTACTGCTGCTGGTGCAGGGCAAGGGCGAGGCCGCCTGCCAGGAGCTGCTACGCTGTGCCCAGCGTACCGCGGGCGCGCCGGACCCCGCTTGGGACTGGCAGCACGTGGGTCCGG GCTACCGGGACCGCAGCTATGACCCTCCATGCCCAGGCCACTGGACGCCGGAGGCACCCGGCTCGGGGACCACATGCCCCGGGTTGCCCAGAGCTTCAGACCCTGACGAGGCCGGGGGCCCTGAGGGCTCCGAGGCGGTGCAATCCGGGACCCCGGAGGAGCCAGAGCCAGAGCTGGAAGCTGAGGCCTCTAAAGAGGCTGAACCGGAGCCGGAGCCAGAGCCAGAGCTGGAACCCGAGGCTGAAGCAGAACCAGAGCCGGAACTGGAGCCAGAACCGGACCCAGAGCCCGAGCCCGACTTCGAGGAAAGGGACGAGTCCGAAG ATTCCTGA
- the NOL3 gene encoding nucleolar protein 3 isoform MYP (isoform MYP is encoded by transcript variant 1): MGNAQERPSETIDRERKRLVETLQADSGLLLDALLARGVLTGPEYEALDALPDAERRVRRLLLLVQGKGEAACQELLRCAQRTAGAPDPAWDWQHVGPGYRDRSYDPPCPGHWTPEAPGSGTTCPGLPRASDPDEAGGPEGSEAVQSGTPEEPEPELEAEASKEAEPEPEPEPELEPEAEAEPEPELEPEPDPEPEPDFEERDESEDS; this comes from the exons ATGGGCAACGCGCAGGAGCGGCCGTCAGAGACTATCGACCGCGAGCGGAAACGCCTGGTCGAGACGCTGCAGGCGGACTCGGGACTGCTGTTGGACGCGCTGCTGGCGCGGGGCGTGCTCACCGGGCCAGAGTACGAGGCATTGGATGCACTGCCTGATGCCGAGCGCAGGGTGCGCCGCCTACTGCTGCTGGTGCAGGGCAAGGGCGAGGCCGCCTGCCAGGAGCTGCTACGCTGTGCCCAGCGTACCGCGGGCGCGCCGGACCCCGCTTGGGACTGGCAGCACGTGGGTCCGG GCTACCGGGACCGCAGCTATGACCCTCCATGCCCAGGCCACTGGACGCCGGAGGCACCCGGCTCGGGGACCACATGCCCCGGGTTGCCCAGAGCTTCAGACCCTGACGAGGCCGGGGGCCCTGAGGGCTCCGAGGCGGTGCAATCCGGGACCCCGGAGGAGCCAGAGCCAGAGCTGGAAGCTGAGGCCTCTAAAGAGGCTGAACCGGAGCCGGAGCCAGAGCCAGAGCTGGAACCCGAGGCTGAAGCAGAACCAGAGCCGGAACTGGAGCCAGAACCGGACCCAGAGCCCGAGCCCGACTTCGAGGAAAGGGACGAGTCCGAAG ATTCCTGA
- the NOL3 gene encoding nucleolar protein 3 isoform C (isoform C is encoded by transcript variant 6), with the protein MGNAQERPSETIDRERKRLVETLQADSGLLLDALLARGVLTGPEYEALDALPDAERRATGTAAMTLHAQATGRRRHPARGPHAPGCPELQTLTRPGALRAPRRCNPGPRRSQSQSWKLRPLKRLNRSRSQSQSWNPRLKQNQSRNWSQNRTQSPSPTSRKGTSPKIPEGQSSDRRCPAHAG; encoded by the exons ATGGGCAACGCGCAGGAGCGGCCGTCAGAGACTATCGACCGCGAGCGGAAACGCCTGGTCGAGACGCTGCAGGCGGACTCGGGACTGCTGTTGGACGCGCTGCTGGCGCGGGGCGTGCTCACCGGGCCAGAGTACGAGGCATTGGATGCACTGCCTGATGCCGAGCGCAGG GCTACCGGGACCGCAGCTATGACCCTCCATGCCCAGGCCACTGGACGCCGGAGGCACCCGGCTCGGGGACCACATGCCCCGGGTTGCCCAGAGCTTCAGACCCTGACGAGGCCGGGGGCCCTGAGGGCTCCGAGGCGGTGCAATCCGGGACCCCGGAGGAGCCAGAGCCAGAGCTGGAAGCTGAGGCCTCTAAAGAGGCTGAACCGGAGCCGGAGCCAGAGCCAGAGCTGGAACCCGAGGCTGAAGCAGAACCAGAGCCGGAACTGGAGCCAGAACCGGACCCAGAGCCCGAGCCCGACTTCGAGGAAAGGGACGAGTCCGAAG ATTCCTGAAGGCCAGAGCTCTGACAGGCGGTGCCCCGCCCATGCTGGATAG
- the NOL3 gene encoding nucleolar protein 3 isoform Nop30 (isoform Nop30 is encoded by transcript variant 3): MGNAQERPSETIDRERKRLVETLQADSGLLLDALLARGVLTGPEYEALDALPDAERRVRRLLLLVQGKGEAACQELLRCAQRTAGAPDPAWDWQHATGTAAMTLHAQATGRRRHPARGPHAPGCPELQTLTRPGALRAPRRCNPGPRRSQSQSWKLRPLKRLNRSRSQSQSWNPRLKQNQSRNWSQNRTQSPSPTSRKGTSPKIPEGQSSDRRCPAHAG; this comes from the exons ATGGGCAACGCGCAGGAGCGGCCGTCAGAGACTATCGACCGCGAGCGGAAACGCCTGGTCGAGACGCTGCAGGCGGACTCGGGACTGCTGTTGGACGCGCTGCTGGCGCGGGGCGTGCTCACCGGGCCAGAGTACGAGGCATTGGATGCACTGCCTGATGCCGAGCGCAGGGTGCGCCGCCTACTGCTGCTGGTGCAGGGCAAGGGCGAGGCCGCCTGCCAGGAGCTGCTACGCTGTGCCCAGCGTACCGCGGGCGCGCCGGACCCCGCTTGGGACTGGCAGCAC GCTACCGGGACCGCAGCTATGACCCTCCATGCCCAGGCCACTGGACGCCGGAGGCACCCGGCTCGGGGACCACATGCCCCGGGTTGCCCAGAGCTTCAGACCCTGACGAGGCCGGGGGCCCTGAGGGCTCCGAGGCGGTGCAATCCGGGACCCCGGAGGAGCCAGAGCCAGAGCTGGAAGCTGAGGCCTCTAAAGAGGCTGAACCGGAGCCGGAGCCAGAGCCAGAGCTGGAACCCGAGGCTGAAGCAGAACCAGAGCCGGAACTGGAGCCAGAACCGGACCCAGAGCCCGAGCCCGACTTCGAGGAAAGGGACGAGTCCGAAG ATTCCTGAAGGCCAGAGCTCTGACAGGCGGTGCCCCGCCCATGCTGGATAG
- the NOL3 gene encoding nucleolar protein 3 isoform E (isoform E is encoded by transcript variant 14), whose translation MGNAQERPSETIDRERKRLVETLQADSGLLLDALLARGVLTGPEYEALDALPDAERRVRRLLLLVQGKGEAACQELLRCAQRTAGAPDPAWDWQHVGPGYRDRSYDPPCPGHWTPEAPGSGTTCPGLPRASDPDEAGGPEGSEAVQSGTPEEPEPELEAEASKEAEPEPEPEPELEPEAEAEPEPELEPEPDPEPEPDFEERDESEGIPEGQSSDRRCPAHAG comes from the exons ATGGGCAACGCGCAGGAGCGGCCGTCAGAGACTATCGACCGCGAGCGGAAACGCCTGGTCGAGACGCTGCAGGCGGACTCGGGACTGCTGTTGGACGCGCTGCTGGCGCGGGGCGTGCTCACCGGGCCAGAGTACGAGGCATTGGATGCACTGCCTGATGCCGAGCGCAGGGTGCGCCGCCTACTGCTGCTGGTGCAGGGCAAGGGCGAGGCCGCCTGCCAGGAGCTGCTACGCTGTGCCCAGCGTACCGCGGGCGCGCCGGACCCCGCTTGGGACTGGCAGCACGTGGGTCCGG GCTACCGGGACCGCAGCTATGACCCTCCATGCCCAGGCCACTGGACGCCGGAGGCACCCGGCTCGGGGACCACATGCCCCGGGTTGCCCAGAGCTTCAGACCCTGACGAGGCCGGGGGCCCTGAGGGCTCCGAGGCGGTGCAATCCGGGACCCCGGAGGAGCCAGAGCCAGAGCTGGAAGCTGAGGCCTCTAAAGAGGCTGAACCGGAGCCGGAGCCAGAGCCAGAGCTGGAACCCGAGGCTGAAGCAGAACCAGAGCCGGAACTGGAGCCAGAACCGGACCCAGAGCCCGAGCCCGACTTCGAGGAAAGGGACGAGTCCGAAGGT ATTCCTGAAGGCCAGAGCTCTGACAGGCGGTGCCCCGCCCATGCTGGATAG
- the MATCAP1 gene encoding microtubule-associated tyrosine carboxypeptidase 1 isoform 1 (isoform 1 is encoded by transcript variant 3) has product MVLDSGAQAYDQAPPSPPTSPPSLRHRLKPSDRDGPPLYPWSQSLALPLALAVPPALQPQPEQQPFSQMLLGHRGHMRRSESTYSVNSTGRRGRGTLGRPPPGRGRNPGGGTLRPAASLPHIAKTQRDAGHIASKSPCMLVALRPTNMDRERDKFFQSHYTYNPQFEYQEPMPTAVLEKYCEASGQFIHQAVGIIEAVLEKFGTYEHFEAATGGQLLTKCQIWSIVRKYMQKEGCAGEVVVQLSEDLLSQAVMMVENSRPTLAINLTGARQYWLEGMLRHEIGTHYLRGVNNARQPWHNAEGRLRYGLRPANPTEEGLASLHSVLFRKQPFLWRAALLYYTIHRAARMSFRQLFQDLERYVQDADVRWEYCVRAKRGQTDTSLPGCFSKDQVYLDGIVRILRHRQTIDFPLLTSLGKVSYEDVDHLRPHGVLDNTRVPHFMQDLARYRQQLEHIMATNRLDEAELGRLLPD; this is encoded by the exons ATGGTGCTGGACTCAGGGGCTCAGGCGTATGATCAGGCACCCCCCAGCCCGCCTACCAGTCCCCCATCCCTGCGCCATAGGCTGAAGCCCTCAGACCGAGATGGGCCACCACTGTACCCCTGGTCTCAGTCCCTGGCCTTGCCCCTGGCTCTGGCAGTCCCCCCAGCGCTGCAGCCCCAGCCTGAGCAGCAGCCGTTCTCACAGATGCTCCTGGGCCACCGTGGCCACATGCGTCGCAGTGAGAGCACCTACTCTGTAAATAGTACTGGCCGGCGGGGGCGTGGCACCCTGGGACGGCCTCCACCTGGACGGGGACGGAACCCAGGTGGGGGCACCCTGCggcctgcagcctccctgcctcacATTGCTAAGACTCAAAGGGATGCAGGCCATATTGCCAGCAAGAGCCCCTGCATGTTGGTGGCCCTGCGGCCAACCAACATGGACCGTGAGCGAGACAAGTTCTTCCAGTCCCATTACACCTACAATCCACAGTTTGAGTACCAGGAGCCCATGCCCACGGCTGTGCTGGAAAAGTACTGCGAGGCCTCTGGACAGTTCATCCATCAG GCAGTTGGCATCATTGAGGCTGTTCTGGAGAAGTTTGGAACCTATGAACACTTTGAGGCTGCCACTGGGGGGCAGCTGCTCACCAAGTGCCAGATATGGTCGATTGTGCGCAAATACATGCAGAAGGAGGGCTGCGCTGGGGAG GTTGTGGTGCAGCTGAGTGAGGACCTGCTGTCCCAGGCAGTGATGATGGTGGAGAACAGCCGGCCCACATTGGCGATCAACCTGACCGGAGCCCGCCAGTACTGGTTGGAGGGCATGCTGCGGCATGAGATAG GCACCCACTACCTGCGGGGCGTGAACAACGCGCGCCAGCCGTGGCACAACGCGGAGGGCCGGCTGCGGTACGGGCTGCGGCCGGCGAACCCCACGGAGGAGGGCCTGGCCAGCCTGCACAGCGTGCTGTTCCGCAAGCAGCCGTTCCTGTGGCGCGCTGCACTGCTCTACTACACCATCCACCGCGCCGCGCGCATGTCCTTCCGTCAGCTCTTCCAGGACCTGGAGCGCTACGTGCAGGACGCCGATGTGCGCTGGGAGTACTGCGTGCGCGCCAAGCGCGGCCAGACCGACACCTCGCTGCCAG gTTGTTTCAGCAAGGACCAGGTGTACCTGGACGGCATCGTGCGCATTCTGCGACATCGCCAGACCATCGATTTCCCGTTGCTGACCTCACTGGGCAAG GTGTCCTATGAGGATGTGGACCACCTGCGGCCCCATGGGGTGCTGGATAATACCCGGGTGCCCCACTTCATGCAGGACTTGGCACGCTACCGGCAGCAGCTGGAGCACATCATGGCCACCAACCGGCTGGATGAGGCGGAGCTGGGTCGCCTGCTACCCGACTGA
- the MATCAP1 gene encoding microtubule-associated tyrosine carboxypeptidase 1 isoform 2 (isoform 2 is encoded by transcript variant 8), whose product MVLDSGAQAYDQAPPSPPTSPPSLRHRLKPSDRDGPPLYPWSQSLALPLALAVPPALQPQPEQQPFSQMLLGHRGHMRRSESTYSVNSTGRRGRGTLGRPPPGRGRNPGGGTLRPAASLPHIAKTQRDAGHIASKSPCMLVALRPTNMDRERDKFFQSHYTYNPQFEYQEPMPTAVLEKYCEASGQFIHQAVGIIEAVLEKFGTYEHFEAATGGQLLTKCQIWSIVRKYMQKEGCAGEVVVQLSEDLLSQAVMMVENSRPTLAINLTGARQYWLEGMLRHEIGTHYLRGVNNARQPWHNAEGRLRYGLRPANPTEEGLASLHSVLFRKQPFLWRAALLYYTIHRAARMSFRQLFQDLERYVQDADVRWEYCVRAKRGQTDTSLPARTRCTWTASCAFCDIARPSISRC is encoded by the exons ATGGTGCTGGACTCAGGGGCTCAGGCGTATGATCAGGCACCCCCCAGCCCGCCTACCAGTCCCCCATCCCTGCGCCATAGGCTGAAGCCCTCAGACCGAGATGGGCCACCACTGTACCCCTGGTCTCAGTCCCTGGCCTTGCCCCTGGCTCTGGCAGTCCCCCCAGCGCTGCAGCCCCAGCCTGAGCAGCAGCCGTTCTCACAGATGCTCCTGGGCCACCGTGGCCACATGCGTCGCAGTGAGAGCACCTACTCTGTAAATAGTACTGGCCGGCGGGGGCGTGGCACCCTGGGACGGCCTCCACCTGGACGGGGACGGAACCCAGGTGGGGGCACCCTGCggcctgcagcctccctgcctcacATTGCTAAGACTCAAAGGGATGCAGGCCATATTGCCAGCAAGAGCCCCTGCATGTTGGTGGCCCTGCGGCCAACCAACATGGACCGTGAGCGAGACAAGTTCTTCCAGTCCCATTACACCTACAATCCACAGTTTGAGTACCAGGAGCCCATGCCCACGGCTGTGCTGGAAAAGTACTGCGAGGCCTCTGGACAGTTCATCCATCAG GCAGTTGGCATCATTGAGGCTGTTCTGGAGAAGTTTGGAACCTATGAACACTTTGAGGCTGCCACTGGGGGGCAGCTGCTCACCAAGTGCCAGATATGGTCGATTGTGCGCAAATACATGCAGAAGGAGGGCTGCGCTGGGGAG GTTGTGGTGCAGCTGAGTGAGGACCTGCTGTCCCAGGCAGTGATGATGGTGGAGAACAGCCGGCCCACATTGGCGATCAACCTGACCGGAGCCCGCCAGTACTGGTTGGAGGGCATGCTGCGGCATGAGATAG GCACCCACTACCTGCGGGGCGTGAACAACGCGCGCCAGCCGTGGCACAACGCGGAGGGCCGGCTGCGGTACGGGCTGCGGCCGGCGAACCCCACGGAGGAGGGCCTGGCCAGCCTGCACAGCGTGCTGTTCCGCAAGCAGCCGTTCCTGTGGCGCGCTGCACTGCTCTACTACACCATCCACCGCGCCGCGCGCATGTCCTTCCGTCAGCTCTTCCAGGACCTGGAGCGCTACGTGCAGGACGCCGATGTGCGCTGGGAGTACTGCGTGCGCGCCAAGCGCGGCCAGACCGACACCTCGCTGCCAG CAAGGACCAGGTGTACCTGGACGGCATCGTGCGCATTCTGCGACATCGCCAGACCATCGATTTCCCGTTGCTGA
- the EXOC3L1 gene encoding exocyst complex component 3-like protein, whose product MDSAAKDEMQPALSPGPEWPEQERAEQLARGAALKWASGIFYRPEQLARLGQYRSREVQRTCSLESRLKSVMQSYLEGVQTGVWQLAQAIEVVQGTREALSQARGLLQGMSQALQTLEPLRERVAQHKQLQALSHLLPRLRAVPAAVSHTQTLIDGQQFLEAYVSLRELEQLREDTWAPLGGLELPVFQGLDLLFEALGQAVEAAAGAAGKLAREDPALLVAAVRVAEVETGRTTPLGQVPRDWRQRCLRALQEGLEQAHFGSPLLPAPGALPGWLEALRVALPVELATAEALVAPCCPPQYNVVQLWAHTLHSGLRRSLQNLLAGPELEAADAFALLHWALHVYLGQEMMGSLELGPEADVSQLEPLLTLENIEQLEATFVANIQASVSQWLQNALDGEVAEWGREHGPNTDPSGSYYSPMPAIVLQILEENIRVASLVSESLQQRVHGMALSELGTFLRSFSDALIRFSRDHFRGKSMAPHYVPYLLAALNHKSALSSSVSVLQLDGAPSGALAPVEAALDELQRRIYRLVLEALQAELQPLFADLPSRQWLSSPELLQSVCERTGRFCRDFWRVRNPTVQLLLAEAERAVVLQYLSALMQGRLVCRGADERTQAAERLRHDAAQLQQLFLSLGLEENAHCAPVLLALRELLNLRDPALLGLEVAGLRQQFPDVSEDHVSALLGLRGDLSREQHLAALSSLQAALPPSPRASRRVLFSLVPAPALAPASCLPSGSCARALLLAE is encoded by the exons ATGGACTCAGCAGCCAAGGATGAGATGCAGCCGGCGTTGTCCCCTG GACCTgagtggccagagcaggagcgGGCAGAGCAGCTGGCCCGGGGTGCAGCGCTCAAGTGGGCCTCAGGCATCTTCTACCGGCCGGAGCAGCTGGCCAGGCTAGGCCAGTACCGCAGCCGCGAGGTGCAGCGTACCTGCTCCCTGGAATCGCGCCTCAAG TCAGTGATGCAGTCATACCTGGAAGGCGTGCAGACTGGTGTGTGGCAGCTGGCCCAGGCCATTGAGGTGGTGCAGGGAACCCGGGAGGCCCTGAGCCAGGCCCGTGGGTTGCTCCAGGGCATGTCCCAGGCCTTACAGACTCTAGAGCCCCTACGGGAGCGGGTTGCCCAGCACAAGCAACTGCAGGCCCTGTCTCACCTGCTGCCTCGGCTGCGGGCAG TGCCGGCTGCAGTGTCCCACACACAGACTCTGATTGATGGCCAACAGTTCTTGGAGGCATATGTGAGCCTTCGGGAGCTGGAGCAGCTGCGAGAGGATACGTGGGCACCCCTGGGGGGCCTGGAGTTGCCAGTCTTCCAGGGGCTGGACCTTCTGTTCGAGGCACTGGGCCAGGCTGTGGAAGCAGCTGCAGGGGCCGCAGGGAAGCTGGCACGGGAGGACCCAGCCCTGTTGGTGGCTGCTGTGCGTGTGGCGGAGGTGGAGACTGGACGAACAACCCCCCTGGGCCAGGTCCCCCGGGACTGGCGTCAGCGCTGTCTGAGGGCACTACAGGAGGGCCTGGAGCAGGCCCACTTTGGGTCACCTCTGCTGCCTGCACCAGGGGCCCTACCAGGGTGGCTGGAGGCTCTGCGAGTGGCCCTGCCAGTCGAGTTGGCCACAGCTGAGGCACTAGTAGCGCCTTGCTGCCCGCCACAGTACAACGTGGTCCAGCTATGGGCCCACACGCTGCATAGTGGTTTGCGCCGCAGCCTGCAGAACCTCCTTGCAGGGCCTGAGCTAGAAGCTGCGGATGCCTTCGCCTTGCTGCACTGGGCACTGCATGTGTACCTGGG GCAGGAAATGATGGGGAGCCTGGAGTTGGGGCCTGAGGCTGATGTGTCCCAGCTGGAGCCCCTTCTGACCTTGGAGAACATTGAGCAGCTGGAGGCAACATTTGTGGCCAACATCCAG GCAAGTGTGTCTCAGTGGCTGCAGAATGCACTGGATGGGGAGGTAGCTGAGTGGGGCCGGGAGCATGGGCCCAACACAGACCCGTCTGGCTCCTATTACTCACCAATGCCAGCCATTGTGCTGCAG ATCCTGGAAGAGAACATTCGTGTGGCCAGCCTGGTCAGTGAGTCACTGCAACAGCGAGTGCATGGCATGGCACTGTCAGAACTGGGCACATTCTTGAGGAG CTTCAGTGATGCTCTGATCCGATTCTCCCGAGACCACTTCAGGGGGAAATCAATGGCCCCTCATTACGTGCCCTACCTACTGGCCGCCCTCAACCACAAGTCAGCACTCAG CTCCTCAGTGTCTGTCCTGCAGCTGGACGGGGCGCCTTCAGGGGCCTTGGCTCCAGTGGAAGCTGCGCTGGACGAGTTGCAGAGGAGGATCTACCGCTTGGTGTTGGAGGCGCTGCAGGCGGAGCTCCAG CCCCTGTTCGCGGATCTGCCCTCGCGCCAATGGCTGTCGAGCCCTGAGCTCCTGCAAAGTGTGTGTGAACGGACGGGGCGCTTCTGCCGGGACTTCTGGCGCGTGCGGAACCCCACGGTTCAG CTGCTGCTGGCTGAGGCCGAGCGTGCCGTGGTGCTCCAGTACCTGAGCGCGCTGATGCAAGGCCGCCTGGTGTGCCGCGGAGCCGACGAGAGGACCCAGGCGGCCGAGCGCCTGCGGCACGATGCTGCCCAGCTTCAGCAGCTTTTCCTCAGTTTG GGCCTGGAGGAGAACGCGCACTGCGCGCCGGTGCTGCTCGCCCTGAGGGAGCTGCTAAACCTCCGCGACCCCGCGCTGCTGGGCCTGGAGGTGGCTGGCCTGCGGCAACAATTTCCCGACGTGAG CGAGGACCACGTCTCCGCCCTCTTGGGCCTGCGCGGGGACTTGTCCCGGGAGCAGCACCTGGCCGCGCTCAGCTCCCTGCAGGCTGCGCTGCCGCCGTCGCCCCGCGCGAGCCGCCGCGTCCTCTTCAGCCTAGTGCCCGCGCCCGCGCTCGCGCCGGCCTCCTGCCTGCCCTCGGGGTCCTGCGCCCGAGCCCTGCTGCTCGCAGAATAA